The following are from one region of the Fusarium verticillioides 7600 chromosome 1, whole genome shotgun sequence genome:
- a CDS encoding hypothetical protein (At least one base has a quality score < 10) produces MSGWSWSPRQAMLQMSRREMNGQPHPTIPPLSLPSMPALNLPHPPAPNPALPMYNHKPVCNKPGHFPGSNNLAPPPVPGPVPDNSTSPAYYNPSPPFVPHTTGAQAPGGLPSPMNTSLMARGLSSGALQIPAPAPAPAPAPAATTTSSRKRKSDVGPDNTQENLFPDNVPDIDSEDERLALHDSDTCNAIRRKIRNWIDSGAQKVGEFQKTIGVSGKSYNSFMNRTGTWDGENTDTYIKAHLFFKKRELQGLPLKANKPKKAKTAASAKVLEEVLDVSNVDPLPGEADGTVPIYDTCDDIRKKIRPMLAKEGMTQAAFIRALNKNLPEGKSVSPANMRYFMGRKGVRDGNTNITFYAAYVFFEKKRIQAGKPKAQFRHKMEKAWGNKGFDIEHGANQQYTCFAGEEPVVDEFGKIDFVVTGRRR; encoded by the coding sequence ATGTCAGGTTGGTCTTGGTCGCCTAGACAGGCCATGCTACAAATGAGCCGGCGGGAGATGAATGGCCAACCGCATCCTACTATTCCGCCACTGAGCCTACCAAGCATGCCAGCTCTCAACCTACCTCATCCACCTGCTCCAAACCCAGCCCTGCCTATGTATAACCATAAGCCTGTCTGTAACAAGCCTGGTCATTTCCCCGGTTCCAACAACCTTGCGCCTCCTCCTGTCCCTGGTCCCGTCCCCGATAACTCAACTTCTCCTGCCTACTACAACCCATCACCACCATTTGTTCCGCACACAACCGGGGCTCAAGCACCAGGCGGTCTACCTTCACCTATGAATACCTCACTCATGGCAAGAGGGTTATCTTCTGGAGCACTGCAAATTCCGGCTCCTGCccctgctcctgctcctgctcctgctgcgACAACCACCAGCTCTAGGAAGCGCAAGTCTGATGTTGGCCCCGACAACACTCAAGAGAATCTTTTCCCAGACAATGTGCCGGATATAGACAGCGAAGACGAACGCCTAGCTCTTCATGATTCAGACACCTGCAATGCCATTCGTCGTAAGATTCGTAACTGGATCGATTCAGGCGCTCAAAAGGTTGGAGAATTTCAGAAAACCATTGGAGTCAGTGGCAAATCCTACAATAGCTTTATGAATCGAACTGGCACATGGGATGGCGAGAACACCGATACGTACATCAAAgcccatctcttcttcaaaaagCGTGAGCTCCAGGGGCTCcccctcaaggccaacaaacccaagaaagcaaagacAGCCGCTTCCGCCaaggttcttgaagaagttcttgatgtGAGCAACGTTGACCCTCTTCCTGGTGAGGCAGACGGAACAGTTCCTATTTACGACACTTGCGACGATATCCGCAAGAAGATTCGGCCTATGTTAGCCAAGGAGGGAATGACACAAGCAGCTTTCATCCGCGCTCTCAATAAGAACCTCCCTGAAGGGAAAAGCGTATCGCCGGCCAATATGCGGTACTTCATGGGCCGAAAGGGAGTCCGCGATGGCAATACCAACATCACCTTCTACGCGGCGTATGTTTTCTTCGAAAAGAAGCGTATTCAAGCTGGCAAGCCCAAGGCGCAATTCCGTCATAAGATGGAGAAGGCATGGGGCAACAAAGGTTTTGATATTGAGCATGGGGCCAACCAACAGTACACTTGTtttgctggtgaagagcCGGTAGTGGATGAGTTTGGCAAGATTGACTTTGTTGTGACAGGGCGACGGAGGTGA
- a CDS encoding aldehyde dehydrogenase, protein MAPLTVELSTPVTGTYQQPIGLFIDGKWTEGVDKQKFEVINPSTEEVITSVCEGTEKDIDLAVTAARKAFDGEWKNTSPQARGNYLLKLADLAEKNLDLLAAVESLDNGKSITNARGDVGAVVGCLRYYGGWADKIEGKTIDIAPDMFHYTRSEPIGVCGQIIPWNFPLLMLAWKIGPALATGNTVVMKTAEQTPLSALVFTQFIEQAGFPAGVFNLVSGFGKTAGAALSAHMDVDKIAFTGSTVIGRQIMKSAASSNLKKVTLELGGKSPNIVFDDADIEEAINWVNFGIYYNHGQCCCAGTRIFVQEGIYDKFLAAFKKRAEENKVGDPFNEETFQGPQVSQLQYDRIMGYIKAGKDEGATVETGGERLGNKGYFIKPTIFSNVRPDMKIMQEEIFGPVCAISKFKDEKEVIDLAHDTAYGLAAAVHTKNLNTALRVSNALKAGTVWVNCYNMLHHQLPFGGYKESGIGRELGEAALANYTQNKSVAIKLY, encoded by the exons ATGGCTCCCCTCACTGTTGAGCTGTCCACACCTGTTACTGGTACCTACCAGCAGCCCATCGGCCT CTTCATCGACGGCAAGTGGACCGAGGGTGTCGACAAGCAGAAGTTCGAGGTCATCAACCCCTCCACCGAGGAGGTCATCACCTCCGTCTGCGAAGGTActgagaaggatatcgacTTGGCTGTTACTGCTGCTCGCAAGGCTTTCGACGGCGAATGGAAGAACACCTCACCTCAGGCTCGAGGCAACTaccttctcaagcttgccgaccttgctgagaagaacctcgatcttcttgctgctgttgagtcTCTCGACAACGGAAAGTCTATCACCAACGCCCGTGGTGATGTCGGCGCCGTTGTTGGCTGCCTGCGATACTATGGTGGTTGGGCCGACAAGATCGAGGGAAAGACCATTGATATTGCCCCTGATATGTTCCACTACACCCGATCTGAGCCT ATTGGTGTCTGCGGTCAGATCATCCCCTGGAACTTCCCTCTCCTCATGCTGGCATGGAAGATTGGCCCTGCCCTGGCCACTGGTAACACTGTTGTCATGAAGACTGCTGAGCAGACTCCTCTCTCTGCCCTAGTTTTCACTCAGTTCATCGAGCAGGCTGGTTTCCCTGCTGGTGTTTTCAACCTTGTTTCTGGCTTCGGCAAGACTGCCGGTGCTGCTCTCTCTGCCCACATGGACGTTGACAAGATCGCTTTCACTGGTTCCACCGTCATTGGCCGACAGATCATGAAGTCTGCTGCTTCCTCTaacctcaagaaggtcacccttgagcttggtggcaAGTCTCCCAACATCGtctttgacgatgctgatatTGAGGAGGCTATCAACTGGGTCAACTTCGGTATCTACTACAACCATGGCCAGTGCTGCTGTGCTGGTACCCGTATCTTTGTCCAGGAAGGCATCTACGACAAGTTCCTCGCTGCCTTCAAGAAGCGAGCTGAGGAGAACAAGGTCGGCGATCCTTTCAACGAGGAGACCTTCCAGGGCCCCCAGGTCTCTCAGCTTCAGTACGACCGCATTATGGGTTACATTAAGGCTGGTAAGGACGAGGGTGCTACCGTCGAGACCGGTGGTGAGCGCCTCGGCAACAAGGGTTACTTCATCAAGCCCACTATCTTCTCCAACGTTCGCCCCGATATGAAGATCATGCAGGAGGAGATCTTTGGCCCTGTCTGCGCCAtttccaagttcaaggatgagaaggaggtcATCGATCTTGCCCACGATACCGCCTACGGTCTCGCTGCCGCCGTCCACACTAAGAACCTTAACACAGCTCTCCGAGTTTCCAACGCATTGAAGGCCGGCACTGTCTGGGTGAACTGCTACAACATGCTACACCATCAATTGCCATTTGGCGGCTACAAGGAGTCTGGAATTGGCCGGGAATTGGGCGAGGCTGCGTTGGCGAACTACACACAGAACAAGTCTGTTGCCATTAAGCTGTACTAA